Proteins from a single region of Metallibacterium scheffleri:
- a CDS encoding DEAD/DEAH box helicase yields the protein MAKLVPARSTCLRRMTSGERRFSERLEQKLEDDYLLWYDVPIGLKQRQPDFVILHPRRGLLVLEVKDWKLETIREANRKSFTLLTDRGLVTVINPQQQARVYALEVKIVLEADSAMRHPPGSPHAGQLVMPWGFGVVLTHITRRQFTEAQLDQVIEPHLVLCKDEIVETVDAEALQRRLWSMLPQPFGCVLSLPQIDRVRWLLFPEIRVAPGEGQFGLFDAASQPNVMPLAIPDLVKVMDMQQESLARSLGEGHRIIHGVAGSGKTMILGYRCLHLARMVSKPVLVLCYNTTLAARLGQIVHGYGLAHKVQVHHFHEWCRRMLDAYHVCLPASGERYFDALAPALMRALEQGQVPRAQYSAVLIDEGHDFKSDWYRLVVHMLDPSSNALLVLYDDAQNIYGTPARRGFTWKSVGIEAVGHTTILKLNYRNTLEILSVARHFAEVLLHEQSSDDDGVPLIVPQSSGRHGPVPELFAFRNQRDECKAIVQCIQDALDRGTQPCDIAVLYRTHREGDALAQQLAHAGIAVCVAQTRAGKAALFSDDRCIKLMTQHSSKGLEFPMVIIYGLGQLPHPREDAVHEARLLYVAMTRATERLLLFHHDESAFTMRLDSAIQRTLHARDSAA from the coding sequence ATGGCCAAGCTGGTGCCCGCGCGCAGTACGTGTTTGCGACGCATGACGTCGGGTGAACGACGATTCTCGGAGCGACTCGAGCAAAAACTCGAGGATGACTATCTGCTCTGGTACGACGTGCCCATCGGGCTCAAGCAGCGCCAGCCCGACTTCGTCATCCTGCATCCACGGCGTGGCCTGCTCGTGCTCGAAGTCAAGGACTGGAAGCTCGAGACGATCCGCGAGGCCAATCGCAAGTCGTTCACTCTTCTCACCGATCGCGGCCTAGTCACCGTCATCAACCCACAGCAGCAGGCTCGTGTCTATGCGCTGGAGGTGAAAATCGTGCTCGAGGCCGACAGCGCCATGCGCCATCCGCCCGGCAGCCCACATGCCGGGCAATTGGTGATGCCCTGGGGTTTCGGTGTGGTGCTGACCCACATCACTCGAAGGCAATTTACCGAGGCGCAACTCGACCAGGTTATCGAGCCGCATCTGGTCTTATGCAAGGACGAAATCGTCGAAACGGTCGACGCCGAAGCATTGCAGCGCCGGCTATGGTCGATGCTTCCGCAACCCTTTGGCTGCGTGCTCAGCCTGCCGCAGATCGACCGCGTGCGCTGGCTGCTGTTCCCGGAAATCCGCGTGGCCCCGGGTGAAGGCCAGTTTGGCCTGTTCGATGCCGCATCCCAGCCCAACGTTATGCCCTTGGCCATCCCCGATCTGGTCAAGGTCATGGACATGCAGCAGGAGTCATTGGCGCGCTCACTGGGTGAAGGCCACCGCATCATCCACGGCGTGGCCGGATCGGGCAAGACCATGATCCTCGGCTACCGTTGTCTGCACCTTGCACGCATGGTCAGCAAGCCGGTGCTGGTGCTTTGCTACAACACCACGCTCGCTGCGCGCCTTGGCCAGATCGTCCATGGCTATGGCCTTGCGCACAAAGTGCAGGTCCACCACTTCCACGAGTGGTGCAGGCGCATGCTGGACGCCTATCACGTCTGTCTGCCGGCGTCGGGCGAACGTTACTTCGATGCGCTCGCGCCGGCCTTGATGCGCGCACTCGAGCAAGGCCAGGTGCCGCGTGCGCAATACAGCGCCGTGCTCATCGACGAGGGCCACGATTTCAAGTCCGACTGGTATCGTCTGGTCGTGCACATGCTCGATCCGTCCAGCAACGCGCTGCTGGTGTTGTATGACGACGCGCAAAACATCTACGGCACGCCGGCGCGGCGCGGATTCACATGGAAGAGCGTGGGCATCGAGGCCGTGGGCCATACCACGATCCTCAAGCTCAACTACCGCAACACGCTCGAGATACTCAGCGTCGCGCGGCATTTTGCTGAGGTCTTGCTGCACGAACAGAGCAGCGACGACGACGGAGTGCCCCTGATCGTGCCGCAAAGTTCGGGGCGCCACGGACCAGTGCCCGAACTGTTTGCCTTTCGCAACCAGCGCGACGAATGCAAGGCCATCGTTCAATGCATCCAGGATGCGCTGGATCGCGGCACGCAGCCGTGCGACATCGCGGTGCTTTACCGCACGCACCGCGAGGGCGATGCGCTCGCGCAACAGCTTGCCCATGCCGGCATTGCCGTCTGCGTCGCGCAAACGCGCGCCGGCAAGGCGGCCCTGTTCAGCGACGACCGTTGCATCAAGCTGATGACTCAGCACAGCAGCAAGGGCCTCGAATTTCCAATGGTCATCATTTACGGCCTTGGTCAGCTCCCGCACCCCCGCGAAGATGCAGTGCATGAAGCGCGGTTACTGTACGTGGCCATGACACGCGCCACAGAACGCCTCCTGCTGTTTCACCACGACGAGTCAGCCTTTACCATGCGCCTGGACAGCGCAATTCAGCGCACCTTGCACGCGCGTGACAGCGCCGCTTGA
- the csm6 gene encoding CRISPR-associated ring nuclease Csm6 gives MKPANERRILLCATGLSPQVVTETLYALAVRQRPAWVPSEIHIITTREGAHRARLTLMQDGKGAVASLCADYTLRPPRFDETCLHVVQGADGKALEDIHDADDNTACADAMVRMVREFSADAHSALHVSIAGGRKTMGYLLGYALTLFGRPQDRLSHVLVDADFESHPEFFYPTPHTRVLYATRDQRPLDAKSAQVQLVDIPFVSLRSGVTDQLASDTGISFSEAVRKASVLVATHNVRVDVQARTLRYAEFDIALKPLAFLVWLWLALRAQHGEGPVSRHLFNTDPALRTGLCRSVKPHLAEMSALAAQLDNLHDDEKSALNTDGSKWLGERVNEINKDIEAALGTRGRTLLGVATLGPRARSVYALNLSPGRIEFV, from the coding sequence ATGAAACCAGCCAACGAACGCCGCATCCTGCTTTGCGCCACCGGCCTCTCGCCGCAAGTGGTCACCGAAACCCTGTATGCCCTCGCTGTGCGCCAGCGCCCGGCGTGGGTGCCCAGTGAAATCCACATCATCACCACACGCGAGGGCGCGCATCGTGCGCGGCTCACCCTGATGCAAGATGGCAAAGGTGCCGTCGCAAGTCTGTGCGCCGATTACACGCTGCGGCCCCCACGTTTCGACGAGACTTGTCTGCATGTCGTCCAAGGCGCCGATGGCAAAGCACTCGAGGACATTCACGACGCCGATGACAACACCGCCTGCGCCGATGCCATGGTGCGCATGGTGCGTGAATTCAGCGCTGATGCGCATAGCGCCCTGCACGTATCCATCGCGGGAGGACGCAAGACCATGGGTTACCTGCTCGGCTACGCGCTGACCCTGTTTGGCCGTCCACAGGACCGGCTCTCGCATGTGCTGGTCGATGCCGATTTTGAATCCCACCCGGAGTTTTTCTATCCCACACCGCACACCCGGGTGCTTTACGCCACACGCGACCAGCGCCCGCTCGATGCCAAGAGCGCGCAGGTGCAACTGGTGGACATACCCTTTGTCAGCCTGCGCAGCGGCGTCACCGATCAACTCGCCAGCGACACCGGCATCAGCTTCAGCGAGGCCGTGCGCAAGGCATCCGTATTGGTGGCCACGCACAATGTGCGCGTCGATGTGCAAGCGCGCACGCTGCGCTACGCCGAGTTCGACATCGCGCTCAAACCGCTGGCATTTCTCGTATGGCTTTGGCTCGCACTGCGCGCGCAGCATGGCGAAGGACCGGTATCGCGCCACCTGTTCAACACCGATCCTGCGCTGCGCACTGGTCTCTGCCGCAGCGTGAAACCCCATCTGGCCGAAATGAGTGCTCTGGCGGCGCAACTCGACAATTTGCACGACGACGAAAAGTCCGCGCTGAACACCGACGGCTCGAAATGGCTGGGTGAGCGCGTCAACGAAATCAACAAAGATATCGAGGCCGCCCTGGGGACACGTGGGCGCACACTGCTGGGCGTTGCCACGCTTGGCCCGCGCGCACGCTCCGTTTACGCGCTCAACCTCTCGCCCGGACGCATCGAGTTCGTCTGA